One Candidatus Binatia bacterium DNA window includes the following coding sequences:
- a CDS encoding helix-turn-helix domain containing protein: MGRASSVPRARAARRPAAERRAEILRTAMKAFAQKGYRETGTADIAREIGISEPTLYRYFDSKRELYLEAIELGSGEILSRWHEMARESATPVDALIGLGIWYFEDLQRDTSTLMLRARAEIETEDPEVNEKLRAHFLETFDFVLGLYQQAEKAELIPAGLDLRARTWLFISLGSLIDRTELLGLRERLDMAEIGQVITALAPELAPAPPTHSAKGR, encoded by the coding sequence ATGGGACGAGCTTCCTCCGTCCCGCGCGCCCGCGCCGCGCGTAGGCCCGCGGCCGAACGACGCGCCGAAATCCTTCGGACGGCGATGAAGGCATTCGCGCAGAAGGGCTACCGCGAGACCGGCACCGCGGACATCGCGCGCGAAATCGGGATCAGCGAGCCTACGCTCTACCGGTATTTCGACAGCAAGCGGGAGCTCTATCTCGAAGCGATCGAGCTCGGCTCCGGTGAGATCCTCTCTCGCTGGCACGAGATGGCGCGGGAGAGCGCCACGCCGGTAGACGCGCTCATCGGCCTCGGCATCTGGTACTTCGAGGACCTGCAGCGGGACACGTCGACCCTCATGCTCCGGGCTCGGGCAGAGATCGAAACCGAAGATCCCGAAGTGAACGAGAAGCTTCGTGCGCACTTTCTTGAGACCTTCGACTTCGTACTTGGCCTCTACCAGCAAGCCGAGAAGGCGGAACTCATCCCCGCCGGACTCGACCTACGTGCCCGGACATGGCTGTTCATCAGCCTCGGAAGTCTGATCGATCGCACCGAGCTCCTGGGCCTCCGCGAACGGCTCGACATGGCCGAAATCGGGCAGGTGATCACCGCGCTCGCGCCGGAACTCGCGCCGGCACCTCCGACCCACTCCGCGAAGGGACGCTGA
- a CDS encoding SDR family NAD(P)-dependent oxidoreductase, which yields MKDLKGKNAVITGGGSGIGRGMALAFAEAGMNVVLADIEVDAAASVKAEVEKLGVRGLAVKTDVTQADSVEALADAVYTELGAVHLLCNNAGVVAFGSMHDLTPADWSWVLAVNLHGVVNGIQSFVHRMKKQDGEKHVVNTASTAGMWPHPGLAPYVASKYAVVGISETLRMEGADYGLSCSALCAGNTNTKIVMSARNRLPEFGGPEEADNPAVQSIIDEGMAPEQVGQIVRQGVIDDLEYIWTHPDIRELADARLDAVRNSLDQAQKRNA from the coding sequence ATGAAAGACCTCAAAGGCAAGAACGCAGTCATCACCGGCGGCGGTTCCGGAATCGGTCGCGGCATGGCCCTCGCCTTCGCTGAAGCCGGCATGAACGTCGTGCTCGCCGACATCGAAGTCGACGCGGCCGCGTCCGTCAAAGCAGAAGTCGAGAAGCTGGGCGTCCGGGGGCTCGCCGTGAAGACCGACGTGACCCAGGCAGATTCGGTGGAAGCTCTCGCCGACGCCGTCTACACCGAATTGGGCGCGGTCCACCTCCTGTGCAACAACGCCGGCGTCGTGGCGTTCGGCTCCATGCATGACCTCACACCCGCCGACTGGAGTTGGGTCCTCGCCGTGAACCTTCACGGCGTTGTGAACGGGATCCAATCGTTCGTGCACCGCATGAAGAAGCAGGACGGCGAGAAGCACGTCGTGAACACGGCTTCCACCGCCGGGATGTGGCCGCACCCCGGCCTCGCACCGTACGTCGCGAGCAAGTACGCCGTCGTCGGGATCTCGGAAACGCTTCGCATGGAAGGCGCCGACTACGGCCTCAGCTGCTCCGCCCTCTGCGCGGGGAACACCAACACGAAGATCGTGATGAGCGCCCGGAATCGGCTGCCCGAGTTCGGAGGACCCGAAGAGGCCGACAATCCCGCCGTTCAATCCATCATCGACGAAGGCATGGCACCGGAACAGGTCGGCCAGATCGTTCGGCAGGGCGTGATCGACGACCTCGAGTACATCTGGACCCACCCCGATATCCGCGAACTGGCCGATGCCCGGCTCGACGCCGTGCGCAATTCGCTCGACCAGGCCCAGAAACGAAACGCTTGA
- a CDS encoding nuclear transport factor 2 family protein, translated as MSDENLRDRLAIQDLLVRYGTSLDAKNWERLATCFLPDAVADYGTLGDHKGYDKIEKICRNALEPLDGSQHFISNFEITVDGDVAKSCCYLMAQHIRKSAPGGPHFILAGVYRDDLVRTSDGWRISRRELATTWTEGNPLVIG; from the coding sequence ATGAGCGACGAGAACCTGCGCGACCGACTCGCCATCCAGGACCTCCTCGTCCGGTATGGGACGTCCCTCGATGCCAAAAACTGGGAGCGCTTGGCCACGTGCTTCCTCCCTGACGCCGTCGCCGACTACGGAACGCTCGGCGACCACAAGGGATACGACAAGATCGAGAAGATCTGTCGCAACGCCCTCGAACCGCTCGACGGATCACAGCACTTCATCTCGAACTTCGAGATCACGGTCGACGGCGACGTGGCAAAGAGCTGCTGCTATCTGATGGCGCAGCACATCCGGAAATCCGCACCGGGTGGACCCCACTTCATTCTCGCGGGGGTGTACCGCGACGACCTCGTTCGCACGAGCGACGGGTGGCGCATCAGTCGACGCGAACTCGCGACGACGTGGACCGAAGGCAACCCATTGGTGATCGGATGA
- a CDS encoding NADP-dependent oxidoreductase — MSEKNLRIHLRARPVGNPTETDFECREAPIPQAGEGQFLIQNLYISLDAGFRQWMNEGSGDEYMPAMEIGAPVTGLILGKVIESKNPEYTTGELVMGRTAWESYSLADGTDYITKLEADPQVPLSAYMGLLGATGLTAYFGLTDIGRPQPGETVLISTAAGAVGNVACQMAKILGCRVVGTTSSDEKCKWLVEELGIDAAINYQAPGGIAAGLDKHCPDGVDVYFDNVAGDTLDQTLARLAQGARVVLSGALSAYDQVEPPPGPRNMFKVITARALLQGFMVTDQVERYPEGIGQLGAWLKEGKIKNVEQMIDGVDKTGDAFCQMFRGGNRGKLVIKA; from the coding sequence ATGAGTGAGAAAAACCTGAGAATCCACCTGCGCGCGCGGCCCGTAGGCAACCCCACAGAAACCGATTTCGAGTGCCGAGAAGCGCCGATTCCCCAAGCAGGGGAAGGGCAATTCCTGATTCAGAATCTGTATATTTCGCTCGACGCCGGGTTCCGGCAGTGGATGAACGAAGGCTCGGGCGACGAGTACATGCCGGCCATGGAAATCGGCGCTCCGGTGACCGGCTTGATCCTCGGAAAGGTGATCGAGTCGAAGAATCCCGAGTATACCACGGGCGAACTCGTCATGGGCCGCACCGCCTGGGAGAGCTATTCCCTCGCAGACGGCACCGACTACATCACCAAGCTCGAGGCCGACCCGCAGGTGCCGCTCTCCGCCTACATGGGCCTGCTGGGCGCGACGGGGCTCACCGCCTATTTCGGGCTGACCGACATCGGCAGGCCACAGCCCGGTGAAACCGTTCTGATCAGCACGGCCGCAGGCGCTGTCGGCAACGTCGCATGCCAGATGGCAAAGATCCTGGGTTGCCGGGTCGTCGGTACGACGAGCAGCGACGAGAAATGTAAGTGGCTCGTCGAAGAGCTCGGGATCGACGCCGCGATCAACTACCAAGCACCGGGCGGCATCGCAGCCGGACTCGACAAGCACTGCCCGGACGGTGTCGACGTGTACTTCGACAACGTGGCCGGCGACACGCTCGACCAAACCCTCGCGCGGCTCGCGCAGGGAGCTCGCGTCGTCCTCTCCGGCGCGCTCTCCGCGTACGATCAGGTCGAGCCGCCCCCCGGGCCTCGGAACATGTTCAAGGTCATCACCGCCCGCGCCCTGCTGCAGGGTTTCATGGTCACCGACCAGGTCGAGCGCTATCCCGAGGGCATCGGACAGCTCGGGGCCTGGCTCAAAGAGGGCAAGATCAAGAACGTCGAGCAGATGATCGACGGCGTCGACAAGACTGGCGACGCGTTCTGCCAAATGTTCCGCGGTGGAAACCGCGGCAAGCTCGTCATCAAAGCGTAG
- a CDS encoding sigma 54-interacting transcriptional regulator, with protein MRPTDPSRGAPAESEVPTSDPSTAEQALQSKQLLGAVMEASYDGICLISPEGTFLEMNGAFERITGVNRTKWIGRTIDDMRSAPGMTRNSAALQVLNGSYPATTLVNISGGELMLVTASPHFGERGTLQSIILNVRNITQLNYLKRQLEDDLGEEALAEGPSVVQERLTRAGFEDFVVKSPIMEGIVSTVLQIADFDLTVLVEGETGVGKGILASLIHRLSRRADKPFIEVNCGAIPESLVESELFGYEPGAFTGSVRGGKTGYFEAAEGGTIFLDEIGELPKESQAKLLKILDDRMLTRVGGTGQRRLDVRVIAATNRRLRDLVRHGQFRADLLYRLETIPLVVPPLRDRKEDLKALIHSLLERYNQEFSTDKVIASEAVRRLMEDPLPGNARELKNLLVRLVLTCQGSEIGLRHVREVLDRSGSETHGTETPSPEVPADAPPTSMKARIEEFERSILVESSRQCRSTYEVAARLGINQSSVVRKMKKYGIPPPASH; from the coding sequence GTGCGTCCTACTGACCCCTCCCGGGGTGCTCCCGCCGAGAGCGAAGTCCCGACCAGCGATCCGTCTACCGCGGAGCAGGCACTGCAATCCAAGCAGTTGCTCGGCGCGGTGATGGAGGCGTCGTACGATGGGATTTGCCTGATCTCGCCCGAGGGGACTTTCCTGGAAATGAACGGTGCCTTCGAGCGGATTACGGGTGTGAACCGAACGAAGTGGATCGGCCGCACGATCGACGACATGCGCAGCGCGCCGGGCATGACGCGGAATTCCGCTGCACTTCAGGTGCTCAACGGCTCGTATCCGGCGACGACGCTGGTGAACATCTCGGGGGGCGAGCTGATGCTCGTGACCGCGAGCCCGCACTTCGGCGAGCGCGGGACGCTGCAGAGCATCATTCTGAACGTCCGGAACATCACGCAACTGAACTACCTGAAGCGCCAACTCGAAGACGATCTCGGCGAAGAAGCTCTGGCCGAGGGGCCCTCGGTCGTTCAGGAGCGGCTCACGCGAGCCGGCTTCGAAGACTTCGTCGTGAAGAGCCCCATCATGGAGGGCATCGTCTCGACGGTCCTCCAGATTGCGGATTTCGACCTCACCGTCCTGGTCGAGGGCGAGACTGGGGTCGGAAAGGGCATTCTCGCGAGCCTGATCCATCGCCTGAGTCGTCGCGCGGACAAGCCGTTCATCGAGGTGAACTGCGGGGCCATCCCGGAGTCCCTCGTCGAATCCGAGCTGTTCGGGTACGAGCCGGGCGCGTTCACCGGGTCGGTGCGCGGCGGCAAGACGGGCTACTTCGAGGCGGCCGAGGGCGGGACGATCTTTCTGGACGAGATCGGCGAATTGCCCAAGGAATCCCAGGCGAAGTTGCTCAAGATCCTGGACGACCGGATGCTCACGCGGGTCGGGGGGACCGGCCAGCGGCGCTTGGACGTCCGCGTGATCGCGGCCACGAATCGCCGCCTTCGCGACCTGGTTCGCCACGGCCAATTCCGCGCCGACCTCCTGTATCGCCTCGAGACGATTCCACTGGTGGTACCGCCCTTGCGGGACCGTAAAGAAGACCTGAAGGCGCTGATCCACAGCTTGCTGGAGCGCTACAATCAGGAGTTCAGCACCGACAAGGTCATCGCCTCGGAGGCCGTCCGCCGTCTGATGGAAGATCCGCTCCCGGGCAACGCCCGCGAGCTGAAGAACCTCCTGGTCCGCCTCGTTTTGACCTGCCAGGGCAGCGAGATCGGTCTTCGGCACGTCCGCGAGGTCCTGGACCGGTCTGGGAGCGAGACGCACGGGACCGAGACCCCGTCGCCGGAGGTCCCGGCCGACGCTCCGCCGACGTCGATGAAAGCCCGGATCGAGGAGTTCGAGCGGTCGATCCTGGTGGAGTCCTCCCGGCAGTGCCGATCGACTTACGAGGTCGCCGCGCGCCTCGGGATCAACCAGTCGTCGGTCGTTCGCAAGATGAAGAAGTACGGCATCCCGCCGCCCGCCTCTCATTGA
- a CDS encoding cytochrome P450, protein MQLRIGRSARAPEFSVFRGSPRWPVGCFVRRFQPLTRALRTEPQRSTRSIEPDRGNEIMAQDGKDDRTAEAEKAGTPPFVYAPMGPEQLANPYPTIAQAHAEKPVFFSEAFSLWIVTRYEDIWTILRDTERFTSSASVTVGTETPDEVKAVLAEGWGEVDTLVTNDPPVHTRFRSLVNKAFTPRRVAGREEHIRELANSLVDAFIDAGRVDIATEFAVPLPLTVIAEILGVPTADVAKFKQWSDDITARLMPLPLERDIECARSLVAFQHYMNAMLDERAKNPHDDMLSDLLTARADGMEPLSRGEILSMLQQILVAGNETTTSLISNMVGIYLERPDEWRALAEDPSLVPDAVEEVLRMESPVQGLFRSTKEELELGGVVLPKGAHLQLLYGGGNRDASEFPNPDEFQPGRKNGASHLAFSGGVHFCLGAALARLEGRIALETLSQRLPGIRLDPDGPTALRPHFFLRGYEHLSIAWGAGH, encoded by the coding sequence ATGCAATTGCGCATCGGGCGATCCGCACGTGCCCCCGAGTTCTCGGTGTTTCGAGGCTCGCCGCGCTGGCCGGTGGGTTGCTTTGTTCGTCGGTTCCAGCCGCTCACGCGCGCCCTGCGCACGGAGCCGCAGCGATCGACTCGCAGCATCGAGCCAGACCGGGGGAACGAGATCATGGCGCAAGACGGGAAGGACGATCGCACCGCTGAGGCCGAGAAGGCCGGCACTCCGCCGTTCGTGTACGCCCCGATGGGCCCCGAGCAGCTGGCGAACCCGTATCCGACGATCGCGCAGGCGCACGCCGAGAAGCCGGTCTTCTTCAGTGAGGCCTTCAGCCTCTGGATCGTCACCCGGTACGAGGACATCTGGACGATCCTGCGGGACACGGAGCGCTTCACCTCCTCGGCTTCGGTGACGGTTGGGACCGAGACCCCCGACGAAGTGAAGGCAGTCCTCGCCGAGGGCTGGGGCGAGGTAGACACTCTGGTCACGAACGACCCGCCGGTCCACACCCGTTTTCGCAGCTTGGTGAACAAGGCCTTTACGCCGCGGCGCGTCGCGGGTCGCGAGGAGCACATCCGCGAGCTGGCGAACAGTCTGGTTGATGCTTTCATCGACGCGGGTCGCGTGGACATCGCGACGGAGTTCGCTGTGCCCCTGCCGCTGACGGTGATCGCGGAGATCCTCGGTGTGCCGACCGCGGACGTGGCCAAGTTCAAGCAATGGAGCGACGACATCACGGCGCGCCTCATGCCGCTTCCGCTCGAACGGGACATCGAGTGCGCTCGGAGCCTGGTCGCGTTCCAGCACTACATGAACGCGATGCTCGACGAGCGTGCGAAGAATCCGCACGACGACATGCTGAGCGACCTGCTCACTGCGCGCGCGGACGGGATGGAACCGCTTTCGCGCGGTGAGATCCTGAGCATGCTCCAGCAGATCCTCGTTGCCGGGAATGAGACCACGACGAGTCTCATTAGCAACATGGTCGGGATCTACCTCGAGCGGCCCGACGAGTGGCGGGCGCTGGCGGAGGACCCGAGCCTCGTGCCGGACGCGGTCGAAGAGGTTCTGCGCATGGAGTCCCCGGTGCAGGGGCTCTTTCGGAGCACGAAGGAAGAGCTCGAACTCGGAGGAGTCGTGCTGCCCAAGGGCGCGCATCTCCAGCTCCTGTACGGCGGCGGCAATCGCGACGCGAGCGAGTTCCCGAACCCCGACGAGTTCCAGCCGGGACGCAAGAACGGCGCGTCGCACCTCGCGTTCAGCGGCGGTGTGCACTTCTGTCTCGGCGCGGCGCTCGCGCGGCTCGAAGGGCGGATCGCGCTCGAGACCCTGTCGCAGCGTCTGCCCGGCATTCGCCTCGACCCGGACGGCCCGACCGCGCTGCGCCCGCATTTCTTTCTGCGCGGCTATGAGCACCTCTCGATCGCCTGGGGGGCGGGCCACTGA